One Mucilaginibacter ginkgonis genomic region harbors:
- the egtB gene encoding ergothioneine biosynthesis protein EgtB, which translates to MTLSDRYKQVRRRSELICSPLQVEDYVVQPIVDVSPPKWHLGHTTWFFETFILKPYFMGYQDFDPDYNYVFNSYYETVGARVIRTDRGNLSRPTVQDVYKYRAYVDEAMYRFLCGDISPELNELMVLGFNHEEQHQELLYYDIKYILGHNPLFPAYDANYKSLKIEKSGSDTFISIPEGIYEVGFAGEGFCFDNELNRHKVYLNDYQISHNQVTNGEFLEFIEAGGYLDFRYWHAEAWDWVKTNAIASPLYWHNIDGQWYNYTLRGLEPIDLDEPVMHVSYYEAYAYASWKGLRLPTEFEWEVAANKFKWGKSWEWTESSYLPYPGFAKAPGALGEYNGKFMVNQKVLRGASEGTPPNHSRPTYRNFFHASSRWLFNGIRLAK; encoded by the coding sequence ATGACTTTAAGCGACCGTTATAAACAAGTTCGTCGGCGCAGCGAACTTATATGCAGCCCGCTGCAGGTAGAAGATTACGTAGTTCAGCCTATAGTTGATGTAAGTCCGCCCAAATGGCACCTGGGACACACCACCTGGTTTTTCGAAACCTTTATTCTGAAGCCTTATTTTATGGGCTATCAGGATTTTGATCCCGATTACAATTATGTCTTCAACAGCTATTACGAAACTGTAGGTGCACGGGTGATCCGCACAGACCGCGGCAATTTAAGCCGCCCCACAGTGCAAGACGTTTACAAGTACCGCGCTTATGTAGACGAAGCCATGTACCGTTTCTTGTGCGGAGATATCTCGCCCGAACTAAATGAGCTGATGGTTTTAGGCTTCAACCACGAGGAGCAGCACCAGGAGCTTTTGTATTACGACATTAAATATATCCTTGGCCATAATCCGCTATTCCCGGCTTATGATGCTAATTATAAATCGTTAAAGATTGAAAAGTCTGGAAGCGATACGTTCATTTCAATCCCCGAAGGGATTTATGAAGTAGGTTTTGCAGGCGAAGGTTTTTGTTTTGACAATGAACTGAACCGCCATAAAGTTTATCTTAACGATTATCAGATCAGCCATAACCAGGTAACCAATGGCGAATTCCTTGAATTTATTGAAGCCGGCGGTTACCTCGACTTCCGCTATTGGCACGCCGAAGCCTGGGACTGGGTTAAAACCAATGCCATAGCTTCGCCTTTGTACTGGCACAATATCGATGGTCAATGGTACAACTACACCCTGCGCGGTCTGGAACCCATTGATCTGGATGAACCTGTTATGCATGTAAGTTACTATGAGGCTTATGCCTATGCCTCATGGAAAGGCCTGCGCTTACCAACAGAATTTGAATGGGAGGTTGCTGCTAATAAATTTAAATGGGGCAAAAGCTGGGAATGGACAGAGAGTTCTTACCTGCCTTACCCCGGATTTGCCAAAGCTCCGGGCGCCCTCGGCGAGTACAATGGCAAATTTATGGTGAACCAGAAGGTACTTCGCGGGGCATCTGAAGGTACCCCACCAAATCATAGCCGCCCAACTTACCGAAACTTCTTTCATGCCAGCTCGCGGTGGCTGTTTAACGGCATACGCTTAGCTAAGTAA
- a CDS encoding ABC transporter ATP-binding protein yields the protein MITVQHLSKHYGTLKAVDDISFEVKDKENLILLGTSGCGKTTTLKMLNRLIEPTSGEILFDGKNINDQSPEVLRRGIGYVLQNTGLFPHYTIAENIAVVPKLLKWTGTQIKDRTHELLEKLHLPKDSLHQYPNQLSGGQQQRIGLARALIADPAVLLMDEPFGALDNITRSKIQAEFKALDELTRKTIVMVTHDVQEAFELADRICLMDKGKIVQIGTPKELLFNPANEFVRGFLDAQRMQLEFKTISLQDLNQQVAGFRGNDTIWNVLENQKRKANDIKLAEVMAAYEKFKKA from the coding sequence ATGATCACTGTACAGCACTTAAGTAAACATTACGGTACATTAAAGGCTGTAGACGATATTTCGTTTGAGGTTAAGGATAAAGAAAACCTCATATTGTTAGGCACTAGCGGATGCGGTAAAACCACTACGCTTAAGATGCTGAACAGGCTGATAGAGCCAACAAGCGGAGAGATTTTATTTGATGGCAAAAATATCAACGATCAGTCGCCCGAGGTGTTAAGGCGCGGTATTGGTTACGTATTGCAAAACACGGGTTTGTTTCCGCATTACACCATCGCCGAAAACATCGCAGTTGTTCCAAAATTATTGAAGTGGACCGGTACGCAGATCAAAGACCGCACGCATGAGTTGTTAGAGAAGTTACATCTACCGAAGGACAGCCTTCATCAATATCCAAACCAGCTAAGTGGTGGTCAGCAGCAAAGGATCGGTCTTGCCCGTGCTCTGATTGCGGATCCAGCTGTTTTGCTGATGGACGAACCTTTTGGCGCGCTGGATAACATCACCCGTTCAAAGATCCAGGCCGAATTTAAAGCCCTTGATGAACTGACCCGAAAAACCATTGTAATGGTTACCCACGATGTACAGGAGGCTTTTGAACTGGCCGACCGCATCTGCCTGATGGATAAAGGAAAGATTGTCCAAATCGGCACGCCGAAAGAATTACTATTTAACCCTGCGAATGAATTTGTTCGGGGATTTTTAGATGCACAACGCATGCAGCTGGAATTCAAAACTATCAGTTTACAAGATTTAAATCAACAAGTGGCGGGGTTTAGGGGGAATGACACAATATGGAATGTGTTGGAAAACCAAAAGCGGAAGGCAAATGATATCAAATTAGCAGAAGTGATGGCTGCTTACGAGAAATTCAAAAAAGCCTAG
- a CDS encoding L-histidine N(alpha)-methyltransferase produces the protein MDHTSTQTIPEQSKSANQQFCDDVLAGLTAMPKHLDSKYFYDTAGDKLFQQIMACDEYYPTECEMEIFTRQTADIAEVLKGDGSPFNLIELGAGDATKSVNLLRELLNSGTDFTYMPIDISPNVISQLEDTLPKALPSLQIEGFPGEYFNMLKKAASANGKRNVVLFLGSNIGNMPVSDADFFCKLLHAHLSSGDMVFIGFDLKKNPKVILAAYNDSQGITKQFNLNLLTRINRELGADFDLPKFEHYPIYDPETGSCRSYLFSLVEQQVNICDESISFAKNELIYMEVSQKYSVDEVKEMATKANFTSVTDFYDSRGWFLDTIWVV, from the coding sequence ATGGACCACACATCTACCCAGACGATACCGGAACAATCTAAAAGCGCCAACCAGCAGTTTTGCGACGACGTACTTGCAGGACTGACAGCTATGCCAAAGCACCTGGACAGCAAGTATTTTTATGATACTGCCGGCGACAAGCTATTTCAGCAGATCATGGCCTGCGATGAATATTATCCGACTGAATGTGAGATGGAGATATTTACACGCCAGACAGCCGATATAGCAGAGGTTTTAAAAGGTGATGGCTCGCCCTTTAACCTTATTGAGCTTGGCGCAGGCGATGCTACCAAATCTGTTAACCTGTTGCGCGAATTACTAAACAGCGGTACAGATTTTACCTACATGCCTATCGATATTTCGCCGAATGTAATCTCACAGCTGGAAGACACCTTGCCAAAAGCATTGCCTTCTTTGCAGATTGAAGGTTTCCCGGGTGAGTATTTCAATATGCTGAAGAAAGCTGCCTCTGCCAATGGCAAGCGAAATGTGGTTTTGTTTTTAGGCTCAAATATTGGTAACATGCCGGTGAGTGATGCTGATTTCTTTTGCAAGCTGCTGCATGCGCACCTTTCGTCGGGGGATATGGTTTTTATCGGGTTCGACCTGAAGAAGAACCCTAAAGTAATTTTAGCCGCATACAACGACAGCCAAGGTATTACCAAGCAGTTTAATTTAAACCTGTTGACCCGGATTAACAGGGAGTTGGGCGCCGACTTCGATCTGCCTAAGTTTGAGCATTACCCTATTTACGATCCCGAAACAGGTTCGTGCCGGAGCTATTTATTTAGCCTGGTAGAGCAGCAGGTAAATATCTGCGACGAGTCAATAAGTTTTGCCAAGAACGAACTGATCTATATGGAAGTGTCGCAAAAGTACAGTGTTGATGAAGTAAAGGAGATGGCAACAAAGGCAAACTTCACCTCGGTAACAGATTTCTACGACAGCCGTGGTTGGTTTTTAGATACTATCTGGGTGGTATAA
- a CDS encoding SusC/RagA family TonB-linked outer membrane protein, which yields MKKLYFLFSFFKRVALVAALLILSVAVHAQQSGTIRGLVSDNTGALPGASVTVPGSGTGAVVDGTGHYNIRIAPGTYTVVVTFIGYAKKEFPGVVVAAGKETTLDVQMGAGEGNQLQEVNISYGKQRRREITGAVAQIDAAPLQDMPVQQFAQQLEGKIAGVSVVQSSGQPGRGVDFRIRGAASFFADNQPLFVIDGLPITGSINNINPDEIESFTVLKDASATALYGSRAANGVVLITTRHAKPGDNKIEFNANYGVQKIPGNKVPRVMNAQEYAQFMNERYADIRTYENPATATPTEYLNPAQYGEGTNWYKLLTRTAPIQNYDLTIQSATEKSSSTAIIGYQEQQGVLINTGTRLFSGRFNKDLILANNKIKVGVNFAPSYRLDHNNRLSTDGVGGLFERIFEASPLKSPYNADGSYQRDTYSPGMVAYINPLAQFNLTNDDYKTTRILGNAYFNYEFLSGLQLKLNGGVDKGNETRQYYQSGVVSSTVNNPTGTSSSVDNGSYTAEANLDYNKTIGNHHLAVLGGYSLQKFTQNSNTLTGLGFPNDDIQYLTAATSVTGNSSYTSYSLLSAIGRINYDYKGKYLLQGAIRNDGSSRFGANQRYGTFPSVSAGWVVSDEKFMEKLSLIDLFKVRASYGVTGNNFFPSASNYAAQSTTANYYYNYNGTITQGTTISNLGNANLQWERSLQFDAGFDLTLLKNRITFTYDYYHKISDHLIQTRPLPTSSGFSSILDNVGKLEFWGHEFTLNTVNIVNKDFKWNSSLNISVDRNIIKNLVDPGYIRRNNTVSSDYYRQQVGHHLGEFYGFVFQGLYKDAADLANSPKYLATATNPNGNSDIGTIKVKDINGDGVIDDVNDRTFIGDPTPSFTGGFTNYFSFKKFDLSLHTSFSVGGKILNAAKWAYQTNLDGSRVPLAAAADRWRSIENPGSGIYPRTKTGTTAMGRQVNSQWVENGSYFAIKNISLGYTVDLKHAYGFKSIRFYGSVQQAFVFTGYTGMNPEINFAGQDPTLGIGIDENAYPVPRTFSIGLSATIK from the coding sequence ATGAAAAAACTGTACTTCTTATTTTCGTTTTTTAAGCGTGTCGCGCTTGTCGCAGCCTTGCTTATTTTGTCTGTTGCTGTGCATGCGCAACAAAGTGGCACCATCCGCGGCCTGGTGTCAGACAATACAGGCGCTTTGCCCGGTGCATCTGTTACCGTACCCGGCTCAGGTACCGGCGCTGTAGTTGACGGCACAGGGCATTACAATATCCGCATAGCGCCGGGAACTTACACGGTGGTAGTAACATTTATAGGTTACGCTAAAAAGGAGTTTCCGGGAGTAGTTGTCGCCGCAGGTAAAGAAACAACCTTAGATGTGCAAATGGGTGCCGGTGAAGGTAACCAGCTGCAGGAAGTAAACATTAGCTACGGTAAACAACGCCGCCGCGAGATCACCGGTGCTGTAGCGCAGATAGATGCGGCACCGTTACAAGATATGCCTGTCCAGCAATTCGCCCAGCAATTAGAGGGTAAAATAGCGGGCGTATCTGTGGTACAAAGCAGTGGCCAGCCTGGTCGCGGCGTTGACTTTCGTATCCGTGGCGCGGCATCGTTCTTTGCTGATAACCAGCCGTTGTTCGTGATCGACGGTTTGCCCATTACAGGTAGTATCAACAACATCAATCCGGATGAGATAGAGAGTTTTACCGTGCTAAAAGACGCATCTGCAACCGCTCTTTATGGTTCAAGAGCAGCTAATGGGGTAGTGCTCATCACAACCCGCCATGCAAAGCCTGGTGACAATAAAATAGAGTTTAACGCCAATTACGGCGTACAAAAAATACCGGGCAATAAAGTGCCCAGGGTGATGAACGCGCAGGAGTACGCGCAGTTTATGAATGAGCGCTATGCAGATATCCGCACTTATGAGAACCCTGCTACAGCAACACCAACAGAATACCTAAACCCGGCACAGTACGGCGAAGGGACCAATTGGTATAAATTGCTAACCCGCACAGCACCTATTCAGAATTATGATCTGACTATTCAGTCAGCAACGGAGAAATCATCGTCTACAGCCATTATAGGTTACCAGGAGCAGCAAGGCGTTTTGATCAACACAGGCACAAGGCTTTTTTCGGGCAGGTTCAATAAAGACCTGATCTTAGCAAATAATAAAATAAAAGTGGGCGTAAACTTTGCACCAAGCTATCGCCTGGATCACAATAACCGCCTGAGTACAGATGGGGTTGGCGGTCTTTTTGAAAGGATATTTGAAGCAAGTCCGTTAAAATCGCCATATAATGCAGATGGAAGTTATCAGCGCGATACATATTCCCCGGGCATGGTGGCTTACATTAATCCGCTGGCGCAGTTCAACCTAACCAATGATGATTACAAGACAACCCGTATCTTGGGTAATGCTTATTTTAACTACGAGTTCCTCTCGGGCTTGCAATTGAAATTGAATGGAGGTGTTGATAAAGGTAACGAGACCCGCCAGTATTATCAATCGGGCGTAGTAAGCTCAACAGTTAATAACCCGACAGGCACCAGCAGTTCTGTAGACAATGGTTCTTATACCGCGGAGGCCAACCTTGATTACAACAAGACTATAGGTAATCACCATCTGGCCGTCCTGGGAGGCTATTCTCTTCAAAAGTTCACTCAAAACTCTAACACGTTAACGGGCTTAGGTTTTCCGAATGATGACATTCAGTATTTAACCGCTGCAACCAGTGTTACCGGTAATAGTTCATATACTTCTTATTCTTTATTATCTGCCATTGGCCGTATCAACTACGATTACAAAGGTAAATACCTGCTTCAAGGCGCTATAAGGAATGACGGTTCTTCGCGTTTTGGCGCTAACCAGCGCTATGGTACATTCCCTTCTGTATCTGCAGGCTGGGTGGTAAGCGATGAGAAGTTCATGGAAAAATTGAGTTTGATCGACTTGTTTAAAGTCCGTGCAAGCTATGGTGTAACAGGTAATAATTTCTTCCCGTCGGCAAGTAACTATGCCGCACAGTCTACTACTGCTAATTACTATTACAACTACAATGGTACTATTACCCAAGGCACAACCATCAGCAACCTGGGTAACGCTAATCTGCAGTGGGAACGTAGTTTACAATTTGATGCAGGTTTTGATCTGACGCTCTTGAAGAACCGCATTACATTTACTTACGACTACTATCACAAAATATCTGACCACCTGATCCAGACCCGGCCATTGCCAACCTCGTCAGGCTTTAGCTCGATATTGGATAACGTTGGCAAGTTAGAATTCTGGGGCCATGAGTTCACGTTAAACACAGTAAATATTGTAAATAAGGACTTTAAGTGGAATAGTTCATTGAATATCTCTGTCGACAGAAACATTATCAAAAATCTGGTAGATCCGGGCTACATCCGTAGAAACAATACCGTATCTTCAGACTACTACCGCCAGCAGGTTGGCCATCACCTTGGTGAGTTTTACGGCTTTGTTTTTCAGGGATTGTATAAAGACGCGGCTGACCTGGCCAATTCGCCGAAATACCTTGCAACAGCTACCAATCCTAATGGCAACTCTGATATAGGTACCATAAAAGTTAAAGACATCAATGGCGACGGTGTTATTGATGACGTTAATGACCGTACATTCATAGGCGACCCAACCCCTTCATTTACAGGTGGATTTACCAACTATTTCAGCTTCAAAAAGTTCGACCTTAGCCTGCACACCTCGTTCTCTGTTGGCGGAAAGATACTTAATGCCGCTAAATGGGCTTACCAAACCAACCTTGATGGTTCACGTGTGCCGTTGGCAGCAGCTGCAGACCGTTGGAGGTCTATAGAGAATCCGGGTTCGGGCATCTATCCGCGCACCAAAACAGGAACTACAGCCATGGGCCGCCAGGTAAACAGCCAGTGGGTAGAAAATGGCTCTTACTTCGCCATAAAGAATATATCGCTTGGCTACACGGTTGACCTTAAACATGCTTACGGTTTCAAAAGCATTAGGTTCTACGGTTCTGTACAACAAGCCTTTGTATTTACCGGCTATACCGGCATGAACCCCGAGATCAATTTCGCCGGACAAGATCCGACGCTGGGTATTGGGATAGATGAAAATGCTTACCCGGTGCCAAGAACATTTTCAATAGGCTTGTCAGCAACAATTAAATAA
- a CDS encoding metallophosphoesterase — translation MKKILLLILSVSVLQSSRAQGLYNQKAADTLSTVGTAAVVQPGDFSIAVIPDSQYYLAQAQLGGNFDMLKAQIDWITKNQKKENIAYVAQMGDITEHGDNPATARSEWYLAQKAYYKLESPVSIPYGMAVGNHDQYPSQYPVKGTTNGYNKYFGVSHFEGRPYYGGHYGNNNDSHYDLFSAGGKDFIVVFLEYDQFNEDQDNMYNWANGILKKYADRKGIVVSHSIMHFNPVAGSNTPQGEFDLQGKAIYAHLKDCPNLFMMLCGHVGDNGEGYRTDTFDGHTVKTFLSDYQSRANGGHGLMRLYKFSVKKNELSVRTFSPYTNEEETDGDSKFTVSLFN, via the coding sequence ATGAAAAAAATTCTTCTTTTAATATTATCCGTATCAGTTCTGCAAAGCAGCAGGGCTCAGGGCCTATATAATCAAAAAGCGGCGGACACATTGTCGACCGTTGGAACGGCTGCTGTTGTGCAGCCGGGCGACTTTAGTATAGCCGTTATCCCCGATTCGCAATACTATCTGGCACAGGCGCAACTAGGTGGCAATTTCGATATGCTAAAAGCACAGATAGATTGGATAACAAAGAATCAGAAAAAAGAAAATATAGCATACGTTGCCCAAATGGGCGATATCACAGAACACGGCGACAACCCCGCCACCGCCCGTTCTGAATGGTACCTGGCGCAAAAAGCTTATTATAAATTAGAAAGCCCGGTAAGCATACCGTACGGTATGGCTGTTGGTAACCATGATCAATACCCGTCGCAATACCCTGTTAAAGGGACAACAAATGGTTACAACAAATATTTTGGCGTGAGCCATTTTGAAGGACGGCCTTATTATGGCGGACACTACGGTAATAATAATGATAGCCATTATGATCTGTTTAGCGCTGGCGGTAAAGACTTTATAGTAGTGTTTTTAGAGTATGACCAGTTTAACGAAGATCAGGACAACATGTATAACTGGGCCAATGGAATACTTAAAAAATATGCGGATAGGAAAGGCATTGTGGTAAGCCATTCTATCATGCACTTTAACCCTGTGGCAGGATCAAATACCCCACAGGGAGAATTTGATTTACAGGGTAAAGCCATATATGCGCATTTGAAAGATTGCCCAAATCTTTTTATGATGCTTTGCGGGCACGTTGGCGATAACGGTGAAGGATATCGCACAGATACCTTTGATGGGCATACCGTTAAAACGTTTTTGAGTGACTACCAAAGTCGCGCTAATGGCGGGCATGGTTTAATGCGTCTGTACAAATTCTCTGTTAAAAAGAACGAGTTAAGTGTGAGGACATTTTCGCCTTATACAAATGAGGAAGAGACCGACGGCGACAGCAAATTTACTGTCTCTTTATTCAATTAG
- a CDS encoding RagB/SusD family nutrient uptake outer membrane protein, whose protein sequence is MKKIYTIVIALLITAVSCKKSFIELAPESSYTDANYYQTDGQFKQAVTATYAPLRDVLNNDFLLSEMRSDNSFYQSKLSDRGTAYVFRENLSDFLDASTNSYVASEWQYLYQGISRANIVISRLKTATAVPAASAANYDGQAKFLRALNYFKLVRLFGGVPLFLNEVKTPSDAFLPRSSADDVYKQIVADATDAISELAAPSKFPQTGEATKGAATTLLADVYVTQKRWADAETLLNTLSGMGYSLTPNYADAFLPANKNGRESIFEVQYLDGTVTGATPNPLPFYFLPRSTSTALLTGIAINNSATGGLNTPSPDLISTYESGDKRLDASIGIAEGAYNASDLFTYSAVKSVVGYTTPPAGKVAVPYIKKYLHSPLTAVTGSADDFPIYRYSEALLLLAEAQNEQGKSPLLALNAVRNRAGLAATTATGQAALRDVILHERRVELAFENKRWHDLVRTGTAINVLNAYGAKLKTQFSYLPTSGRVVTDFRLLYPLPQAEVGLNTQLTQNPGY, encoded by the coding sequence ATGAAAAAGATATATACCATAGTTATAGCACTCTTAATTACGGCAGTGTCTTGTAAAAAGAGCTTTATAGAATTGGCACCCGAATCATCATACACAGATGCCAACTATTACCAAACAGACGGGCAATTTAAGCAAGCGGTTACGGCTACCTATGCACCCCTTAGAGATGTTTTGAACAACGACTTCCTGTTGTCAGAAATGCGTTCTGATAACAGCTTTTACCAATCTAAATTGAGCGACCGCGGTACGGCTTATGTATTTCGTGAGAACCTCTCAGATTTTTTGGATGCGTCAACAAACTCATACGTCGCCTCTGAATGGCAGTACCTGTACCAAGGTATTTCAAGAGCAAACATTGTTATCTCACGATTAAAAACGGCGACAGCAGTTCCGGCTGCGTCTGCAGCAAACTATGACGGCCAGGCAAAGTTTTTACGTGCGCTTAACTACTTTAAACTGGTGCGCTTATTTGGCGGGGTGCCATTGTTTCTGAACGAAGTAAAAACACCTTCTGATGCTTTTTTACCGCGCTCATCTGCAGACGACGTGTATAAGCAGATTGTAGCAGATGCTACTGATGCGATAAGCGAACTTGCTGCCCCTTCGAAATTTCCGCAAACAGGCGAGGCTACTAAGGGCGCCGCTACTACTTTACTTGCCGATGTTTACGTTACGCAGAAAAGATGGGCCGATGCTGAAACATTACTCAATACACTTTCAGGTATGGGTTACAGCCTGACGCCTAATTATGCTGATGCCTTTTTGCCGGCCAACAAAAACGGCAGGGAATCTATATTTGAGGTACAGTATCTGGATGGTACCGTTACCGGGGCCACACCTAACCCGCTTCCTTTTTATTTTTTACCACGCAGCACCAGTACGGCGTTACTTACAGGCATCGCTATAAACAATAGCGCAACCGGGGGCCTGAATACGCCAAGCCCCGACCTTATTAGCACTTACGAGAGCGGCGACAAGCGTCTTGATGCTTCTATAGGCATTGCTGAGGGTGCTTACAATGCCAGTGATCTGTTTACCTATTCGGCTGTCAAAAGCGTGGTAGGATACACAACCCCACCGGCGGGTAAAGTGGCTGTGCCGTACATAAAGAAATATCTGCATTCGCCGTTAACTGCCGTAACAGGTTCTGCAGACGATTTTCCTATTTACCGCTACTCAGAGGCTCTATTATTATTAGCTGAAGCGCAGAATGAGCAAGGCAAGTCGCCACTATTGGCACTAAACGCGGTACGTAACCGTGCGGGTCTGGCTGCGACTACTGCGACGGGCCAAGCCGCATTACGCGACGTGATTTTACACGAGCGCCGGGTAGAACTTGCTTTTGAAAACAAACGCTGGCATGACCTGGTGCGCACCGGGACAGCTATAAATGTGCTGAATGCCTACGGCGCTAAACTGAAAACGCAGTTTAGCTATTTGCCAACAAGTGGCCGTGTAGTGACAGATTTTAGGTTGCTATACCCGCTACCTCAAGCCGAAGTGGGTTTAAATACCCAACTGACACAAAATCCGGGCTATTGA
- a CDS encoding ABC transporter permease/substrate-binding protein gives MSERQQSLWAFMVQESDKLGTQTLEHVGLTFIALLLAIIIGLPLGIFIARRQKLSGLVLGIAGVLQTIPSIALLGFMIPVLGIGPKPAIAALLIYALLPVIRNTFTGITGVDASVKEAATAMGMSKAQMLTKVELPLAMPVILAGIRTAAVINVGVATLASLIAAGGLGEFIFGGISLNNTNMILAGAIPAALLAILFDVVLSQVQKLNERKLKVAVRIIPVILILLSFFYILPSAYAGKLKAGFTPEFMGRQDGDLGLRQKYGLEIHTLVLSDAIMYKAAYQKELDVISGYSTDGRLKAYGLTVLKDDKSIFPPYYCAPVVRQGVLKRFPELEKTLNLLSGLINDSVMTELNYRTDYLHQSPQKVAEDFLKTKQLYKPARNGTGDVVRIGSKIFGEQYILAEMYSMLIKGNTNYKVSTKTGLGGTKICFDALTNNQIDLYPEYTGTALLVMLNPDKKTVDSVSHNRDQTYNYVKSQFIERYGLLWLKPIGFNNAYALMMRQKQADALKIKTISDLKRYLDTRN, from the coding sequence ATGAGTGAGCGTCAGCAATCTTTATGGGCATTTATGGTGCAGGAAAGCGACAAGCTTGGTACCCAAACGCTGGAGCATGTGGGGCTTACATTCATCGCCCTATTGTTGGCTATTATCATTGGGTTGCCATTGGGCATTTTCATCGCCAGGCGTCAAAAGTTATCCGGCTTGGTGCTTGGTATTGCGGGCGTACTGCAAACCATTCCAAGCATCGCGTTATTGGGTTTTATGATCCCCGTACTTGGTATCGGCCCTAAACCAGCTATCGCGGCATTATTGATTTATGCTTTACTGCCTGTAATCCGCAACACTTTTACAGGTATAACAGGTGTTGATGCCTCTGTTAAAGAAGCGGCTACAGCTATGGGAATGAGCAAAGCGCAGATGTTAACAAAAGTAGAATTGCCGCTAGCCATGCCGGTGATATTGGCAGGCATCCGCACAGCGGCAGTGATCAATGTCGGCGTTGCTACCTTGGCATCGCTGATAGCGGCAGGCGGATTAGGCGAGTTCATCTTCGGCGGCATATCATTAAATAACACCAACATGATCCTGGCGGGCGCTATACCTGCAGCGCTGCTAGCTATACTTTTTGATGTGGTGCTGTCGCAAGTCCAAAAACTCAATGAGCGAAAGCTGAAGGTTGCAGTGAGAATAATTCCTGTTATTCTTATCCTTTTGTCTTTTTTCTATATCCTCCCTTCCGCGTACGCGGGGAAATTAAAGGCAGGCTTCACGCCCGAGTTTATGGGCCGGCAGGACGGCGACCTTGGCCTTAGGCAAAAATACGGCTTGGAGATTCATACCCTGGTGCTAAGTGATGCCATCATGTACAAAGCGGCTTACCAGAAGGAATTAGACGTCATTAGCGGATACTCTACAGACGGCCGCCTCAAAGCGTACGGACTAACTGTTTTAAAAGATGATAAGTCGATCTTTCCGCCTTATTATTGCGCACCGGTGGTGCGGCAGGGCGTGTTAAAGCGCTTTCCGGAGTTAGAGAAGACGCTCAATTTGCTGTCGGGACTGATAAACGATTCCGTGATGACGGAGCTGAACTATCGCACGGATTATTTGCATCAAAGCCCGCAAAAGGTGGCTGAAGATTTTCTGAAAACCAAACAACTTTACAAACCTGCCCGGAATGGTACAGGCGATGTGGTTCGCATCGGTTCAAAAATATTTGGTGAACAATACATCCTTGCCGAAATGTACAGCATGCTTATTAAAGGTAACACCAATTATAAAGTGTCTACCAAAACAGGATTAGGCGGGACCAAAATATGCTTTGACGCTTTGACCAATAACCAGATAGATTTGTATCCGGAATATACCGGCACCGCTTTGCTGGTGATGCTGAACCCGGATAAGAAAACCGTCGACAGCGTATCGCACAACCGCGACCAAACTTATAACTATGTTAAAAGCCAATTTATTGAACGTTATGGTTTACTTTGGCTTAAACCTATTGGTTTTAACAACGCCTACGCGTTAATGATGCGTCAAAAACAGGCAGATGCTTTAAAGATCAAAACAATTTCTGATTTGAAACGATATTTGGATACCCGCAACTAA